TTTAGTATATTCCcatatcaaaataaatgcattgtTACATGTATGATTAATGAGGGAGGAACACAACTCCAATCATAATGTTCATGCTGACTGATATGTCTTTGAAGCACAGATGATTTAAGACTTTCACGTACTGACAGCAGGCTTTCAAGACCTGAACAGGATTTTAATCTTCATTACTCGTTAAAACAACTTTATTGACAAGTCTTGGATTGTGTTTAAATTAAGCAAAGctgcagtttaatgtttttgtttggagaATGTGTATCAGAGAAATCCTGCTCCTTGAATGAAGAGTTTGtcaaaatctcttttttcttcctcgtcGCCCGCAGCAAATTCAGCACCCGACAGCCTCACTCATCGCTAAGGTTGCCACGGCGCAGGATGACATCACGGGAGATGGAACCACCTCTAACGTCCTCATCATCGGCGAGCTCCTGAAGCAGGCTGACCTCTACGTGTCGGAGGTAAAGCGCCAGTCTTTTTGATACTGTcaccatgttttctttgtgtgatttggcactTGAATCTCTTCAggacacacattttctttctgtaactCCCTTTTGATTTCCTGCTGTAGGGTCTTCATCCAAGAATCATTGCTGAGGGCTTCGAAGCGGCGAAAGAGAAAGCCTTGTCAACTCTGGAGGAGTTGAAGGTGACCCGGGAAATGGACAGAGAGACCCTCATCAATGTAGCGCGTACCTCCCTCAGGACCAAGGTCCACAAAGAGCTGGCAGACCTGCTCACTGAGGTGAGATTTATGGGAAAAACTTTTTGGTAgcaagtttattttattttatttgtcctgttttcCGTGCTTAATGTGACTTGTTTGTCTGCAGGCTGTAGTAGACGCTGTGCTGGCCATCGCTAAACCTAACGAGCCCATCGACCTGTACATGGTGGAAATCATGGAGATGAAGCACAAAACTGACTGCGATACACAGTGAGTCTTAACAAAAACTAAAGACTTTGACCAAGAAACAATATGTCTGAAAGGAGGTCCCAGGCATTAAAGAGTTGCTGCTTTATTCCCCTTCCCTTTCTCAGACTGATCAGAGGGTTGGTGTTGGACCACGGTGCCCGACACCCAGACATGAAGAAGAGGGTGGAGGATGCCTACGTGCTGACTTGTAACGTCTCTCTGGAGTACGAAAAGACAGAGGTCAACTCCGGCTTCTTCTACAAGAGCGccgaggagagggagaagctcgtggctgcagagaggaagttCATCGAGGATCGCGTGCAGAAGATCATCGCCCTGAAAGAACAAGTCTGTCCCAATGGGGAGAAGGGATTTGTCGTTATCAACCAGAAGGTAAAGTGTCCAATGTTATGTGAGAAATAATATAAGCACGATATTATCACATGGCTTTATTTCtagtcctttttttccttctctttcttcgCTTTACTTAACAGAGAATTGatttattaaacatgttttttttttaaatcaggacTCTGCCACTCAAATCCTTTTACTACTTTTTTATCAAGTTGTATTTTATGATTCTTCCTGTGCACAGTGAACACCCAGGGGTGCTACCATGGCTCCCCCTGGTCTCTTGCATCTGTGCGATAGTAAATCTGATCTGTACCTCTGCATTAGAGGAGTCTGCTCCTCCCTACATGTATTCAACGGATCAGAATATTCTCTGCATCGCCGAAAGATTTATTTCTTGATCTGATGAAGAATGGAAGgtaaacattttctctttattctGTAGGGTATCGACCCATTCTCCCTGGATGCGCTCGCCAAGGCAGGCATTGTAGCCCTGCGCAGAGCAAAGAGGAGGAACATGGAGAGGTAAGAAAACAACATGGCTTTTGTCACAGCACCATGAATGCACCGCAGTGCTCCTGCTTCAGtaacagttttagttttttcagcCTGTGTAGAGGCAGAGCGGGTCAATAAACTCTCCATGTCTGCTTTCATTCATTGCTTTACCTGAACTGTGAGCAGGATTGATGTTAATAAAACAGTTCATGGACTGAACTAATCAGAGCCAAATAAGAATTGATATGCAGTGTGTAAATTAATAGTTCTTAAGAGGTGGTTCACACAAGTTCTCAGTCTGGAATTTACTTGATGCTCTGCTGTAAAATGCAGCTGGTGTCTCCCCCGGTCCTCcgtctgtgctgcagtgactcTGGTCTTTTCCTCTACATCAGCAGAGCTTCAGTCTCTCGTACATGTATTCAGCTGATCAGAACAAACTCCCCAACCAGGGACTCATTCTGTTTGTCTCATTGAACCTTTAGACtatgtttaatgttattttcttttttctctgggTAGCGTCTCGCtctgtccagctgtgtgttgctgcacgatgatgtttctgtgatgttaaataaaactgaattattcTTGCGTGTTGTTCGTCTGCAGGCTCACTCTCGCTTGCGGTGGCATTGCCATGAATTCAATCGATGACCTCACACCTGAATGCTTGGGAAATGCTGGTCTGGTTTATGAGCACACACTGGTGAGccatttattttaagtttttctgGATGTAATCTTTGGttaatatattttgaaaaccaAATGTAAAGGTGTAACAAATGTAATCTGTTTGCATTGATTTACATTTGTGATGCCAAGACAGAGTTATTAGCTTTTCTCTGCGTTGGTGTttgcagggagaggagaagtTCACGTTCATCGAGAAGTGTGGAAACCCTCGCTCAGTGACGCTGCTGGTGAAGGGACCCAAcaaacacaccctcacacaGATCAAAGATGCTGTCAGGGATGGTTTGAGGGCAGTCAAGAACGCCATAGAAGATGGTAAGACTAAGACAGCAGAAGTAATCCAGCTGAAGTCTAGATTTGTTTTGCTCGCTTCAGATTGTTCTCCAAGTGTAATCCAGATAAACCACGTAGATCCATCAAACTAAATTCTTGATGCAGCGTTCATGTGCACAGCGAACACCCAGGGATGCTACGATGGCTCTCTCTGGTCTCTTACGTCTGTGCTACAGTGACTCTGGTCTTTACCTCTGCACTAGGAGAGTCTTTATCCTCTCCTACATGTATTCAGTTGATCAGAACAAACTCCAAAGTAGTTCTTAACCAgctttccattttgtttttaaactgagcTGAGACGATTGTATGTTTTCTTAAtatctctttttcctctttcgtCTCCTCAGGTAGTGTCGTGCCGGGTGCAGGTGCGTTAGAGGTGGCTGTGGCGGATGCTCTGGTAAAACACAAGCCCAACGTGAAAGGCAGAGCCCAGCTGGGAGTCCAGGCATTTGCGGATGCTCTCCTCGTCATCCCCAAGGTAAGAGGTTTATTCTCTACCTCCAAAggctttcagtgtttctttgccTTCTTCTTTGCACTCGCACTGTATCAGCCTCTGttgattattcattttgtgtcttcCTTTGTAGGTTTTGGCCCAGAACTCTGGCTACGACCCACAGGAGACCCTGCTGAAGCTGCAGATGGAGTACAAAGAGTCTGGTCAGCTGGTCGGAGTCGACCTCAGCACAGGTCAGATTGAGTTGCACAGTGTATTTCTAGATACGGATGGTTGATATGGCCTATAAATAATAATGCTATATTTTGAGGCTACATTCCTTTTATCCAATTATTTTTAGGGGGCTATATTTGCTTTACATGTTTTGAGtatatacaataaaaatgaacattttaaagagtAAAAATGTTTGTAGCATTCACTTCTGTCTGGTTTCATATCCTTTGACACTTGTTTATTTAcgtctcctcttgttttttcaGGGGAGCCCATGGTGGCAGGAGAGGCCGGTGTGTGGGATAATTACAGCGTTAAGAAACAGCTTCTCCATTCATGGTGGgattacacattttaaaatcaactcAATTGAATATTTGAAATTACGTAAATACGTTATTTAATCTCTCGTTCGTTTTTACAGCACGGTGATCGCCAGCAACATCTTGTTGGTGGATGAGATCATGCGAGCTGGAATGTCTTCTCtcaaaggttaaaggtcaacagaagaagctgcagctgttctCGCACTCACAGGGATGGTTGTTTACCGATCGGTTCAGTCAACGTGCTCCCGGATCTCTGAAGCACCCCAAGTCTGATGGACGCCACCATGGCATCCATCACAGCGTCTGTCAGAAATCATCGTTACGCTAGTcgtgggtttgtttgtttttttttttttcatggatttgtCAACGCCCCCCCTCTGATTGGTTTATTTATGAGATTTTGTTAAAAGCACTGAACTCTGCCACACAGTTTGTTTCCACCCATTAAAAGGTTTTCTTGGCTCATGgaaagatttgttgtgttttacctTTTGTACATTGTCAAAAGTTTTCCTGCCTGGAGGAATTAACTGAAAccaaactgggaaaaaaaaaaaaaagcattcagagAAAAACCTGATGATTACTGGTGcgagttttattttat
This sequence is a window from Acanthopagrus latus isolate v.2019 chromosome 13, fAcaLat1.1, whole genome shotgun sequence. Protein-coding genes within it:
- the cct6a gene encoding T-complex protein 1 subunit zeta: MAAVKALNPKAEVARAQAALAVNISAARGLQDVLKSNLGPKGTMKMLVSGAGDIKLTKDGNVLLHEMQIQHPTASLIAKVATAQDDITGDGTTSNVLIIGELLKQADLYVSEGLHPRIIAEGFEAAKEKALSTLEELKVTREMDRETLINVARTSLRTKVHKELADLLTEAVVDAVLAIAKPNEPIDLYMVEIMEMKHKTDCDTQLIRGLVLDHGARHPDMKKRVEDAYVLTCNVSLEYEKTEVNSGFFYKSAEEREKLVAAERKFIEDRVQKIIALKEQVCPNGEKGFVVINQKGIDPFSLDALAKAGIVALRRAKRRNMERLTLACGGIAMNSIDDLTPECLGNAGLVYEHTLGEEKFTFIEKCGNPRSVTLLVKGPNKHTLTQIKDAVRDGLRAVKNAIEDGSVVPGAGALEVAVADALVKHKPNVKGRAQLGVQAFADALLVIPKVLAQNSGYDPQETLLKLQMEYKESGQLVGVDLSTGEPMVAGEAGVWDNYSVKKQLLHSCTVIASNILLVDEIMRAGMSSLKG